The Xiphias gladius isolate SHS-SW01 ecotype Sanya breed wild chromosome 9, ASM1685928v1, whole genome shotgun sequence genome window below encodes:
- the arhgap17a gene encoding rho GTPase-activating protein 17a isoform X2, producing the protein MKKQFNRMKQLANQTVGRAEKTEVLSDDLLQIERRMELVRVVSHNTHKRMVSCLQGHIGADAEKRHKKLPLTALSQAMVEGGNQLGEDSLIGKMMEVCGEAENRLASELMQHELQIEKDVLDPLSQLAEVDIPNILKQRKQLAKLVLDYDSARARWLQATKSIISGTNTQALTAKADLLKEEVDEAMNKVELCKDQLAADMYSFFSKEGDYARYFVTLLDAQADYHRKSLTLLETVLPTIQAQQDSWTEKPAFGTGLEEHLKRSGREIALPIEACVMMLLETGMKEEGLFRIAAGASKLKKLKAALDCSTSQLEEFYSDPHAVAGALKSYLRELPEPLMTYQLYDEWIQASSVSDPDKRLQALWVVCDKLPKNNRTNLRYLVKFLAKLAQDSEVNKMTPSNIAIVLGPNLLWAKTEGSLAEMAAATSVHVVAIVEPIIQHADWFFPEDVEFNVSGMFAMPIPASNHNNHLDYDSGTIERKRPGSMVGPENDTTRKDNTPNKHSDHTLRRGSNTLGRKQHTSPAFQPPLPPVEVPGQGHGAGQVPQPSAEPQPQPQAPPGGSGPDAAQHSLAQGLAALAAAQQLLAQHTEELSNPKLRDSTPAPTPLLQRNGSGGGGQAAGQLGTVTPGAGSMGPSPHMMRRGTKKQAPAPPKPTNPPPSQPCNPANHTSSSGSSQSLSPTPRPLSSHSPTSPTSPTSQPCATPRRHSSNQPPIQAPSHPPPEPPTQASPPAALASLGQSGGEQQSTDPSPPGTPTPPDTPPPSTATQDVVAPPSPSPYQSGSLPRPRPVPKPRNRPSVPPPPQPTTLNSDTNGICATTYKMMDPAVAFRGLSRALVPELAVDQQPATAPSSSSSSSSCCSSSSSSLPPPKDCDLDTESTVL; encoded by the exons ATTGAGCGGCGCATGGAGTTGGTGCGTGTGGTGTCGCATAACACACACAAGAGGATGGTTTCATGTCTACAGGGACACATCGGTGCAGATGCAGAGAAGAGACAT AAAAAGCTTCCTCTGACAGCACTATCCCAAGCGATGGTGGAAGGCGGAAACCAATTGGGAGAAGACTCCTTGATAGG GAAGATGATGGAAGTGTGCGGCGAGGCAGAAAATCGTCTGGCATCAGAATTGATGCAACACGAGCTGCAGATAGAAAAGGACGTACTGGATCCCCTCAGCCAGCTAGCAGAG GTGGATATCCCCAACATCCTGAAGCAGAGGAAACAACTGGCTAAATTAGTGCTGGACTATGATTCTGCCAGAGCAAG ATGGTTGCAGGCAACCAAGTCAATAATCTCAGGAACAAATACACAAGCACTGACGGCCAAGGCTGACCTACTCAAGGAGGAGGTTGATGAGGCCATGAACAAAGTGGAGCTTTGCAAG GATCAACTCGCTGCAGACATGTACagttttttctcaaaagaaGGCGACTATGCCCGCTACTTCGTAACG cTCTTAGACGCTCAAGCTGATTACCACAGAAAGTCTCTCACTCTTCTGGAGACTGTCTTGCCGACCATCCAGGCTCAGCAAG ATTCATGGACAGAGAAGCCTGCGTTTGGCACAGGGCTGGAAGAACATCTGAAAAGGAGTGGAAGGGAGATTGCTCTGCCAATAGAAGCCTGTGTCATGATGCTTCTCGAGACTGGCATGAAGGAAGAG GGTCTATTTAGAATCGCAGCAGGGGCATCCAAGCTAAAGAAGCTAAAGGCTGCACTGGACTGTTCCACTTCACAACTGGAGGAGTTCTACTCCGACCCCCACGCTGTTGCTG GAGCACTGAAGTCCTACCTGAGGGAGCTCCCTGAGCCTCTAATGACCTACCAGCTTTATGATGAATGGATCCAGGCATCCAG TGTGTCAGACCCAGACAAGAGGCTCCAGGCACTCTGGGTTGTATGTGATAAGCTACCAAAGAACAACAGAACCAACCTGAg GTATCTGGTGAAGTTTTTAGCCAAACTGGCTCAGGACAGCGAGGTGAACAAAATGACTCCTAGCAACATTGCTATTGTCCTGGGACCCAATTTGCTCTGGGCCAAGACTGAGGG GAGTCTGGCTGAGATGGCTGCAGCTACCTCTGTGCATGTGGTGGCCATCGTGGAACCCATCATCCAGCATGCTGACTGGTTCTTTCCTGAGG ATGTGGAGTTCAATGTGTCTGGCATGTTTGCGATGCCCATACCTGCATCCAACCACAACAATCACCTAGATTATGACAGTGGCACCATTGAGAGGAAGAGGCCTGGCAGTATGGTGGGACCAGAGAACGACACAACGCGCAAAGACAA CACCCCTAACAAGCACTCGGACCACACCCTTCGTAGAGGCAGTAACACCTTAGGTAGAAAGCAGCACACTTCACCTGCCTTCCAGCCTCCTTTACCCCCTGTGGAGGTTCCAGGGCAGGGGCACGGGGCCGGGCAGGTCCCCCAGCCCTCGGCCGAGCCCCAGCCCCAGCCGCAAGCTCCTCCAGGGGGTTCAGGGCCTGACGCTGCCCAGCATAGCTTGGCGCAGGGTTTGGCTGCTCTTGCAGCTGCTCAGCAGCTTCTAGCCCAGCACACAGAGGAGCTCAG CAACCCAAAGCTACGTGACTCCACGCCCGCCCCGACCCCTCTGCTCCAGAGGAATGGCTCTGGAGGAGGGGGCCAGGCTGCAGGACAGCTGGGCACCGTGACCCCTGGGGCTGGATCCATGGGGCCCAGTCCTCATATGATGCGCAGAG GTACCAAGAAGCAGGCTCCTGCCCCTCCCAAACCGACAAACCCTCCTCCCAGCCAGCCCTGCAATCCAGCGAACCACACCTCCTCCTCAGGCTCATCCCAGTCCCTCAGCCCCACTCCCAGACCCCTGTCCAGCCACTCTCCAACCTCGCCCACCTCTCCCACCTCCCAGCCATGTGCCACGCCCAGACGCCATTCCAGCAACCAGCCGCCGATCCAGGCGCCCAGCCATCCGCCTCCAGAGCCTCCGACGCAGGCCAGCCCTCCAGCAGCGCTCGCATCACTCGGCCAGTCCGGCGGGGAGCAGCAGAGCACGGACCCCTCACCTCCGGGCACCCCGACCCCACCAGACACCCCTCCGCCTTCCACTGCCACCCAGGATGTAGTCGCTCCTCCGTCCCCGTCTCCCTACCAGTCGGGCTCTCTTCCCCGGCCGCGACCCGTCCCCAAACCCCGGAACAGACCCAGTGTCCCACCGCCACCCCAACCCACCACGCTGAACAGTGATACTAATGGGATATGTGCCACTACGTACAAGATGATGG ACCCGGCCGTGGCTTTCAGAGGGCTGAGTCGAGCTTTGGTCCCTGAGCTCGCTGTAGACCAGCAGCCAGCGACGgcgccctcctcctcctcctcctcctcctcgtgctgctcctcctcctcgtcctccctgcctcctcccAAAGACTGTGACCTGGACACTGAGAGCACGGTCCTATAA
- the arhgap17a gene encoding rho GTPase-activating protein 17a isoform X3, with protein sequence MKKQFNRMKQLANQTVGRAEKTEVLSDDLLQIERRMELVRVVSHNTHKRMVSCLQGHIGADAEKRHSVPRLYTGNGQKKLPLTALSQAMVEGGNQLGEDSLIGKMMEVCGEAENRLASELMQHELQIEKDVLDPLSQLAEVDIPNILKQRKQLAKLVLDYDSARARWLQATKSIISGTNTQALTAKADLLKEEVDEAMNKVELCKDQLAADMYSFFSKEGDYARYFVTLLDAQADYHRKSLTLLETVLPTIQAQQDSWTEKPAFGTGLEEHLKRSGREIALPIEACVMMLLETGMKEEGLFRIAAGASKLKKLKAALDCSTSQLEEFYSDPHAVAGALKSYLRELPEPLMTYQLYDEWIQASSVSDPDKRLQALWVVCDKLPKNNRTNLRYLVKFLAKLAQDSEVNKMTPSNIAIVLGPNLLWAKTEGSLAEMAAATSVHVVAIVEPIIQHADWFFPEDVEFNVSGMFAMPIPASNHNNHLDYDSGTIERKRPGSMVGPENDTTRKDNNPKLRDSTPAPTPLLQRNGSGGGGQAAGQLGTVTPGAGSMGPSPHMMRRGTKKQAPAPPKPTNPPPSQPCNPANHTSSSGSSQSLSPTPRPLSSHSPTSPTSPTSQPCATPRRHSSNQPPIQAPSHPPPEPPTQASPPAALASLGQSGGEQQSTDPSPPGTPTPPDTPPPSTATQDVVAPPSPSPYQSGSLPRPRPVPKPRNRPSVPPPPQPTTLNSDTNGICATTYKMMDPAVAFRGLSRALVPELAVDQQPATAPSSSSSSSSCCSSSSSSLPPPKDCDLDTESTVL encoded by the exons ATTGAGCGGCGCATGGAGTTGGTGCGTGTGGTGTCGCATAACACACACAAGAGGATGGTTTCATGTCTACAGGGACACATCGGTGCAGATGCAGAGAAGAGACAT TCCGTACCACGCCTCTATACAGGAAATGGTCag AAAAAGCTTCCTCTGACAGCACTATCCCAAGCGATGGTGGAAGGCGGAAACCAATTGGGAGAAGACTCCTTGATAGG GAAGATGATGGAAGTGTGCGGCGAGGCAGAAAATCGTCTGGCATCAGAATTGATGCAACACGAGCTGCAGATAGAAAAGGACGTACTGGATCCCCTCAGCCAGCTAGCAGAG GTGGATATCCCCAACATCCTGAAGCAGAGGAAACAACTGGCTAAATTAGTGCTGGACTATGATTCTGCCAGAGCAAG ATGGTTGCAGGCAACCAAGTCAATAATCTCAGGAACAAATACACAAGCACTGACGGCCAAGGCTGACCTACTCAAGGAGGAGGTTGATGAGGCCATGAACAAAGTGGAGCTTTGCAAG GATCAACTCGCTGCAGACATGTACagttttttctcaaaagaaGGCGACTATGCCCGCTACTTCGTAACG cTCTTAGACGCTCAAGCTGATTACCACAGAAAGTCTCTCACTCTTCTGGAGACTGTCTTGCCGACCATCCAGGCTCAGCAAG ATTCATGGACAGAGAAGCCTGCGTTTGGCACAGGGCTGGAAGAACATCTGAAAAGGAGTGGAAGGGAGATTGCTCTGCCAATAGAAGCCTGTGTCATGATGCTTCTCGAGACTGGCATGAAGGAAGAG GGTCTATTTAGAATCGCAGCAGGGGCATCCAAGCTAAAGAAGCTAAAGGCTGCACTGGACTGTTCCACTTCACAACTGGAGGAGTTCTACTCCGACCCCCACGCTGTTGCTG GAGCACTGAAGTCCTACCTGAGGGAGCTCCCTGAGCCTCTAATGACCTACCAGCTTTATGATGAATGGATCCAGGCATCCAG TGTGTCAGACCCAGACAAGAGGCTCCAGGCACTCTGGGTTGTATGTGATAAGCTACCAAAGAACAACAGAACCAACCTGAg GTATCTGGTGAAGTTTTTAGCCAAACTGGCTCAGGACAGCGAGGTGAACAAAATGACTCCTAGCAACATTGCTATTGTCCTGGGACCCAATTTGCTCTGGGCCAAGACTGAGGG GAGTCTGGCTGAGATGGCTGCAGCTACCTCTGTGCATGTGGTGGCCATCGTGGAACCCATCATCCAGCATGCTGACTGGTTCTTTCCTGAGG ATGTGGAGTTCAATGTGTCTGGCATGTTTGCGATGCCCATACCTGCATCCAACCACAACAATCACCTAGATTATGACAGTGGCACCATTGAGAGGAAGAGGCCTGGCAGTATGGTGGGACCAGAGAACGACACAACGCGCAAAGACAA CAACCCAAAGCTACGTGACTCCACGCCCGCCCCGACCCCTCTGCTCCAGAGGAATGGCTCTGGAGGAGGGGGCCAGGCTGCAGGACAGCTGGGCACCGTGACCCCTGGGGCTGGATCCATGGGGCCCAGTCCTCATATGATGCGCAGAG GTACCAAGAAGCAGGCTCCTGCCCCTCCCAAACCGACAAACCCTCCTCCCAGCCAGCCCTGCAATCCAGCGAACCACACCTCCTCCTCAGGCTCATCCCAGTCCCTCAGCCCCACTCCCAGACCCCTGTCCAGCCACTCTCCAACCTCGCCCACCTCTCCCACCTCCCAGCCATGTGCCACGCCCAGACGCCATTCCAGCAACCAGCCGCCGATCCAGGCGCCCAGCCATCCGCCTCCAGAGCCTCCGACGCAGGCCAGCCCTCCAGCAGCGCTCGCATCACTCGGCCAGTCCGGCGGGGAGCAGCAGAGCACGGACCCCTCACCTCCGGGCACCCCGACCCCACCAGACACCCCTCCGCCTTCCACTGCCACCCAGGATGTAGTCGCTCCTCCGTCCCCGTCTCCCTACCAGTCGGGCTCTCTTCCCCGGCCGCGACCCGTCCCCAAACCCCGGAACAGACCCAGTGTCCCACCGCCACCCCAACCCACCACGCTGAACAGTGATACTAATGGGATATGTGCCACTACGTACAAGATGATGG ACCCGGCCGTGGCTTTCAGAGGGCTGAGTCGAGCTTTGGTCCCTGAGCTCGCTGTAGACCAGCAGCCAGCGACGgcgccctcctcctcctcctcctcctcctcgtgctgctcctcctcctcgtcctccctgcctcctcccAAAGACTGTGACCTGGACACTGAGAGCACGGTCCTATAA
- the arhgap17a gene encoding rho GTPase-activating protein 17a isoform X1, whose product MKKQFNRMKQLANQTVGRAEKTEVLSDDLLQIERRMELVRVVSHNTHKRMVSCLQGHIGADAEKRHSVPRLYTGNGQKKLPLTALSQAMVEGGNQLGEDSLIGKMMEVCGEAENRLASELMQHELQIEKDVLDPLSQLAEVDIPNILKQRKQLAKLVLDYDSARARWLQATKSIISGTNTQALTAKADLLKEEVDEAMNKVELCKDQLAADMYSFFSKEGDYARYFVTLLDAQADYHRKSLTLLETVLPTIQAQQDSWTEKPAFGTGLEEHLKRSGREIALPIEACVMMLLETGMKEEGLFRIAAGASKLKKLKAALDCSTSQLEEFYSDPHAVAGALKSYLRELPEPLMTYQLYDEWIQASSVSDPDKRLQALWVVCDKLPKNNRTNLRYLVKFLAKLAQDSEVNKMTPSNIAIVLGPNLLWAKTEGSLAEMAAATSVHVVAIVEPIIQHADWFFPEDVEFNVSGMFAMPIPASNHNNHLDYDSGTIERKRPGSMVGPENDTTRKDNTPNKHSDHTLRRGSNTLGRKQHTSPAFQPPLPPVEVPGQGHGAGQVPQPSAEPQPQPQAPPGGSGPDAAQHSLAQGLAALAAAQQLLAQHTEELSNPKLRDSTPAPTPLLQRNGSGGGGQAAGQLGTVTPGAGSMGPSPHMMRRGTKKQAPAPPKPTNPPPSQPCNPANHTSSSGSSQSLSPTPRPLSSHSPTSPTSPTSQPCATPRRHSSNQPPIQAPSHPPPEPPTQASPPAALASLGQSGGEQQSTDPSPPGTPTPPDTPPPSTATQDVVAPPSPSPYQSGSLPRPRPVPKPRNRPSVPPPPQPTTLNSDTNGICATTYKMMDPAVAFRGLSRALVPELAVDQQPATAPSSSSSSSSCCSSSSSSLPPPKDCDLDTESTVL is encoded by the exons ATTGAGCGGCGCATGGAGTTGGTGCGTGTGGTGTCGCATAACACACACAAGAGGATGGTTTCATGTCTACAGGGACACATCGGTGCAGATGCAGAGAAGAGACAT TCCGTACCACGCCTCTATACAGGAAATGGTCag AAAAAGCTTCCTCTGACAGCACTATCCCAAGCGATGGTGGAAGGCGGAAACCAATTGGGAGAAGACTCCTTGATAGG GAAGATGATGGAAGTGTGCGGCGAGGCAGAAAATCGTCTGGCATCAGAATTGATGCAACACGAGCTGCAGATAGAAAAGGACGTACTGGATCCCCTCAGCCAGCTAGCAGAG GTGGATATCCCCAACATCCTGAAGCAGAGGAAACAACTGGCTAAATTAGTGCTGGACTATGATTCTGCCAGAGCAAG ATGGTTGCAGGCAACCAAGTCAATAATCTCAGGAACAAATACACAAGCACTGACGGCCAAGGCTGACCTACTCAAGGAGGAGGTTGATGAGGCCATGAACAAAGTGGAGCTTTGCAAG GATCAACTCGCTGCAGACATGTACagttttttctcaaaagaaGGCGACTATGCCCGCTACTTCGTAACG cTCTTAGACGCTCAAGCTGATTACCACAGAAAGTCTCTCACTCTTCTGGAGACTGTCTTGCCGACCATCCAGGCTCAGCAAG ATTCATGGACAGAGAAGCCTGCGTTTGGCACAGGGCTGGAAGAACATCTGAAAAGGAGTGGAAGGGAGATTGCTCTGCCAATAGAAGCCTGTGTCATGATGCTTCTCGAGACTGGCATGAAGGAAGAG GGTCTATTTAGAATCGCAGCAGGGGCATCCAAGCTAAAGAAGCTAAAGGCTGCACTGGACTGTTCCACTTCACAACTGGAGGAGTTCTACTCCGACCCCCACGCTGTTGCTG GAGCACTGAAGTCCTACCTGAGGGAGCTCCCTGAGCCTCTAATGACCTACCAGCTTTATGATGAATGGATCCAGGCATCCAG TGTGTCAGACCCAGACAAGAGGCTCCAGGCACTCTGGGTTGTATGTGATAAGCTACCAAAGAACAACAGAACCAACCTGAg GTATCTGGTGAAGTTTTTAGCCAAACTGGCTCAGGACAGCGAGGTGAACAAAATGACTCCTAGCAACATTGCTATTGTCCTGGGACCCAATTTGCTCTGGGCCAAGACTGAGGG GAGTCTGGCTGAGATGGCTGCAGCTACCTCTGTGCATGTGGTGGCCATCGTGGAACCCATCATCCAGCATGCTGACTGGTTCTTTCCTGAGG ATGTGGAGTTCAATGTGTCTGGCATGTTTGCGATGCCCATACCTGCATCCAACCACAACAATCACCTAGATTATGACAGTGGCACCATTGAGAGGAAGAGGCCTGGCAGTATGGTGGGACCAGAGAACGACACAACGCGCAAAGACAA CACCCCTAACAAGCACTCGGACCACACCCTTCGTAGAGGCAGTAACACCTTAGGTAGAAAGCAGCACACTTCACCTGCCTTCCAGCCTCCTTTACCCCCTGTGGAGGTTCCAGGGCAGGGGCACGGGGCCGGGCAGGTCCCCCAGCCCTCGGCCGAGCCCCAGCCCCAGCCGCAAGCTCCTCCAGGGGGTTCAGGGCCTGACGCTGCCCAGCATAGCTTGGCGCAGGGTTTGGCTGCTCTTGCAGCTGCTCAGCAGCTTCTAGCCCAGCACACAGAGGAGCTCAG CAACCCAAAGCTACGTGACTCCACGCCCGCCCCGACCCCTCTGCTCCAGAGGAATGGCTCTGGAGGAGGGGGCCAGGCTGCAGGACAGCTGGGCACCGTGACCCCTGGGGCTGGATCCATGGGGCCCAGTCCTCATATGATGCGCAGAG GTACCAAGAAGCAGGCTCCTGCCCCTCCCAAACCGACAAACCCTCCTCCCAGCCAGCCCTGCAATCCAGCGAACCACACCTCCTCCTCAGGCTCATCCCAGTCCCTCAGCCCCACTCCCAGACCCCTGTCCAGCCACTCTCCAACCTCGCCCACCTCTCCCACCTCCCAGCCATGTGCCACGCCCAGACGCCATTCCAGCAACCAGCCGCCGATCCAGGCGCCCAGCCATCCGCCTCCAGAGCCTCCGACGCAGGCCAGCCCTCCAGCAGCGCTCGCATCACTCGGCCAGTCCGGCGGGGAGCAGCAGAGCACGGACCCCTCACCTCCGGGCACCCCGACCCCACCAGACACCCCTCCGCCTTCCACTGCCACCCAGGATGTAGTCGCTCCTCCGTCCCCGTCTCCCTACCAGTCGGGCTCTCTTCCCCGGCCGCGACCCGTCCCCAAACCCCGGAACAGACCCAGTGTCCCACCGCCACCCCAACCCACCACGCTGAACAGTGATACTAATGGGATATGTGCCACTACGTACAAGATGATGG ACCCGGCCGTGGCTTTCAGAGGGCTGAGTCGAGCTTTGGTCCCTGAGCTCGCTGTAGACCAGCAGCCAGCGACGgcgccctcctcctcctcctcctcctcctcgtgctgctcctcctcctcgtcctccctgcctcctcccAAAGACTGTGACCTGGACACTGAGAGCACGGTCCTATAA